The following coding sequences are from one Candidatus Nanopelagicus hibericus window:
- a CDS encoding WhiB family transcriptional regulator — MDWRHQAICRDEDPEVFFPVGNTGPALAQIEEAKKICARCPVKEPCLAWALESGQDAGVWGGLSEDERRAMKRRAARNRARQMENQNPF; from the coding sequence ATGGATTGGCGACATCAAGCTATTTGTCGCGATGAGGATCCAGAGGTTTTCTTTCCCGTCGGCAATACCGGTCCCGCATTAGCTCAAATTGAGGAAGCGAAAAAGATTTGTGCCAGATGCCCAGTCAAGGAGCCATGTTTAGCTTGGGCACTTGAAAGCGGACAAGATGCCGGAGTTTGGGGTGGGTTATCTGAGGATGAAAGACGTGCGATGAAACGTCGGGCGGCGCGTAACCGTGCTCGACAAATGGAGAATCAAAACCCTTTTTAG
- a CDS encoding TerC family protein: protein MSATVWQVTIAGLLAVLLFDLALAIIRRNKETSMKEAAAWTIFYVSAAIIFGYSLGEWSTTQARGEFFAGWITEYSLSVDNLFIFILILARFKIDKTKQQLVLLIGIIMALVLRGIFIALGSAAISRYSWVFYIFGAFLLYTAYKLVSESGEKEWKEGKLITWFRNKGASPMMIVLVAIAFTDLVFALDSIPAIFGLTKDPYIVFTANAFALMGLRQLYFLLGGLMDKLIYLTKGLAVILGFIGVKLIVEALHGGDIHKIFGVEIPEISTQFSLLVIIGTLLITTIASLFVSSKSKVAE, encoded by the coding sequence ATGAGTGCAACTGTCTGGCAAGTAACAATCGCTGGACTTTTAGCAGTTCTACTCTTTGACCTCGCCTTAGCCATCATCAGGCGAAATAAGGAAACCTCTATGAAAGAGGCAGCAGCCTGGACTATTTTTTATGTAAGCGCAGCAATTATTTTTGGTTACTCGTTGGGTGAATGGAGCACCACCCAGGCGCGTGGTGAGTTTTTCGCCGGTTGGATTACTGAGTACTCACTCTCAGTTGATAACTTGTTTATTTTTATTTTGATTTTAGCAAGATTTAAGATTGATAAGACAAAGCAGCAATTGGTGCTTCTGATTGGAATCATTATGGCATTGGTGCTTCGCGGCATATTTATTGCTCTAGGCAGCGCTGCAATCTCAAGATACTCCTGGGTTTTTTACATATTTGGCGCTTTCTTGCTCTACACCGCTTATAAGTTGGTAAGTGAATCTGGTGAAAAAGAGTGGAAAGAGGGAAAACTAATTACTTGGTTTAGAAACAAAGGTGCCTCACCGATGATGATTGTACTGGTGGCAATTGCATTTACTGATCTGGTTTTTGCCCTTGATTCTATTCCTGCAATATTTGGCTTAACTAAAGATCCTTATATTGTCTTTACCGCCAATGCTTTTGCACTGATGGGTCTTCGTCAGCTCTACTTTTTATTGGGTGGCTTGATGGATAAATTGATTTACTTAACCAAAGGCCTAGCAGTTATTTTGGGCTTCATCGGGGTAAAGCTAATTGTTGAAGCCCTACATGGTGGAGATATCCATAAAATATTTGGTGTTGAAATTCCAGAAATTTCCACACAATTCTCGCTGCTAGTCATCATTGGAACTTTACTTATAACAACTATTGCAAGTCTTTTCGTCAGTTCTAAATCAAAGGTGGCAGAATAA
- a CDS encoding ABC transporter permease yields the protein MIEGINKIQVFKPYHSALPPLKPYFKEFWRRREFATELSKFSDKAEYLESKLGKVWLVLNPLFLAVIYYLLVTIIQGGRGQGNGFITLCHILIGLFTFYFAQNCILLGAASITSGGSLILNQAFPRSLLPLSSAISAARQFLPTIPIYILIVLVGKLLLDNTQLPGLNWNYLLLPFLFVLLVITSFGLSLLFATMNVYFRDTTKLLSYIMRIWLYASPVLWQPDMLNGWYRVILYINPLGPILSANSRIWIDGLPPTPFQLLGCIFWAVFAFLMGSYFFISREREFAVRI from the coding sequence ATGATCGAGGGTATTAATAAGATCCAAGTATTTAAGCCTTACCACTCAGCTTTGCCACCATTAAAGCCCTACTTTAAAGAGTTTTGGCGCAGGCGAGAGTTTGCAACTGAGCTATCAAAATTCTCTGATAAAGCTGAATATCTGGAATCAAAGCTAGGCAAGGTTTGGTTAGTTTTAAATCCGTTATTTTTGGCGGTTATTTACTACTTGTTGGTGACAATCATTCAAGGGGGTCGGGGCCAAGGAAATGGCTTCATTACTTTGTGCCATATTTTAATCGGATTATTTACTTTCTACTTTGCCCAAAATTGCATTCTGCTCGGAGCTGCATCTATCACCTCAGGTGGCAGTCTTATTTTAAATCAAGCATTTCCAAGGTCACTATTGCCACTTTCCAGTGCGATCAGTGCGGCGAGGCAATTTCTACCAACAATTCCAATTTATATTTTAATTGTATTGGTTGGGAAGTTACTCCTTGATAATACTCAGTTGCCAGGACTTAATTGGAATTACCTACTACTGCCATTTTTGTTTGTATTGTTGGTAATAACCAGTTTTGGGCTCTCCTTATTGTTTGCCACAATGAATGTTTACTTCCGAGATACCACAAAGCTGCTCTCATACATCATGCGAATCTGGCTCTACGCCTCCCCAGTATTATGGCAACCAGATATGTTAAATGGCTGGTATCGAGTAATTCTTTATATCAACCCACTTGGTCCCATACTTTCCGCTAATTCAAGAATTTGGATTGATGGGCTGCCTCCAACCCCCTTTCAATTACTTGGCTGCATATTTTGGGCAGTATTTGCATTTTTAATGGGAAGTTATTTCTTTATTTCAAGGGAGCGTGAATTTGCTGTCCGCATCTAG
- a CDS encoding CoA-acylating methylmalonate-semialdehyde dehydrogenase, giving the protein MESISHWINGSVSTEKSDRTGDVYNPATGEISAKVNFATNQTVDQAVTVATKAFTEWRHSSLTKRTQVLFAFRELVNQNKEKLAALITNEHGKVLSDASGEVTRGLEVVEFACGIPHLLKGGFSEEVSTGVDVYSIRQPLGPVAIISPFNFPAMVPMWFFPIAIACGNTVIVKPSEKDPSAIMLVAQLLKQAGLPDGVFNVVHGDKVAVDALLTHPGIKAVSFVGSTPIAKYVYESGTKAGKRVQALGGAKNHMIVLPDADLNLAADAAINAGFGSAGERCMAISAIVAVEPIADKLIEKIKERALKIKTGDGTKGADMGPLVTKVHRDKVASYIAAGEKEGAKIVFDGRDVKVDSEGFWLGPTLFDQVKPNMSIYLEEIFGPVLSVIRVKSYDEALKLVNDHQYGNGTAIFTNDGGAARRFQNEVEVGMVGINVPIPVPMAYFSFGGWKNSLFGDSHAHGTEGVHFFTRGKVVTSRWLDPSHGGINLGFPQNT; this is encoded by the coding sequence ATGGAATCAATCTCACATTGGATTAACGGCTCAGTTTCAACTGAGAAATCTGATCGCACCGGTGATGTTTATAACCCGGCAACAGGTGAGATCTCTGCCAAAGTAAATTTTGCAACCAACCAAACTGTGGATCAAGCGGTGACGGTGGCCACCAAAGCCTTTACCGAGTGGCGACATAGCTCCCTAACAAAACGTACTCAAGTTTTATTTGCATTTAGAGAATTGGTCAATCAAAATAAGGAAAAGTTAGCTGCCCTAATTACCAATGAGCATGGCAAAGTATTAAGTGATGCCTCTGGTGAAGTAACACGTGGGCTTGAGGTAGTTGAGTTTGCTTGTGGAATTCCACATCTACTTAAAGGCGGATTCTCTGAGGAGGTATCAACCGGCGTAGATGTTTATTCAATCCGGCAGCCATTAGGACCAGTTGCGATCATATCCCCATTTAATTTTCCAGCAATGGTGCCGATGTGGTTTTTCCCAATTGCAATTGCTTGCGGAAATACCGTAATTGTTAAACCATCTGAAAAAGATCCAAGTGCAATTATGTTGGTTGCACAACTACTCAAACAGGCAGGATTACCAGATGGGGTATTTAATGTTGTTCACGGCGATAAAGTGGCGGTTGATGCACTTTTAACTCACCCAGGAATCAAGGCTGTTTCATTTGTGGGATCAACCCCAATTGCAAAATATGTTTATGAGAGTGGGACGAAAGCGGGCAAGCGTGTTCAAGCTTTAGGTGGGGCGAAAAACCACATGATCGTATTGCCTGATGCTGATCTTAATTTGGCAGCAGATGCTGCTATAAATGCTGGCTTTGGATCTGCCGGTGAGCGATGTATGGCAATTTCAGCAATTGTGGCAGTTGAGCCAATCGCCGATAAATTGATTGAAAAAATAAAAGAGCGAGCTTTAAAGATTAAGACTGGTGATGGCACCAAAGGTGCCGATATGGGACCACTTGTTACCAAAGTACATCGAGACAAGGTTGCTTCTTATATTGCAGCTGGTGAAAAAGAAGGCGCCAAGATTGTTTTTGATGGCAGAGATGTAAAGGTTGATTCTGAGGGCTTCTGGTTAGGGCCAACCCTGTTTGATCAGGTAAAGCCAAATATGAGTATTTATCTAGAAGAAATTTTTGGTCCAGTGCTAAGTGTAATTCGGGTAAAAAGTTATGACGAAGCACTCAAGTTGGTAAATGATCATCAATACGGAAATGGCACAGCCATTTTTACCAACGATGGTGGCGCAGCACGTCGATTCCAAAATGAGGTTGAGGTGGGAATGGTTGGTATCAATGTGCCTATTCCAGTGCCAATGGCTTACTTCTCATTTGGTGGTTGGAAGAACTCCTTATTTGGCGATTCACATGCGCATGGAACTGAGGGTGTTCACTTCTTCACCCGGGGCAAGGTCGTTACCAGTCGTTGGTTAGACCCAAGCCATGGTGGAATTAATTTAGGTTTCCCGCAAAATACCTAA
- a CDS encoding FAD-binding oxidoreductase — protein MFNKRVDLSADQIEHLKSLVTGLVSTNETVLAQHGRDESAIPPVNPSAVVMPQSTEEVSKVLAYCNQQKIPVVAFGAGSSLEGHVLPLFGGISLDLTQMNKIIDVRADDLLVRVQPGVHRVALNEKLANFGLFFSVDPGADATLGGMAATGAAGTTTVRYGSMRDNVLALTAVMADGTIIKTGRETRKLSAGYDLTRLLVGSEGTLAVITELTLRVFGIPEKMAAATVQFKTLSDGVTAATAIVRSGISIARCEFLDAKCIKNVNSHDGLSLAEVPTLFFEFHGSPQGVAEDAQSVKNIVEEFGGSEFAWSTDEGARRKLWQARHNAYWAGIAANPGKRAVSTDAAVPLSKLAQAVTVAEQVLSKHPYPFSILGHVADANFHCFIVTDPEKPEELEDVRHITHELTMKMIAMGGTCTGEHGIGSGKISALVAETGAEAVSIMRSIKKTLDPNNILNPGKVFN, from the coding sequence ATGTTTAATAAGCGAGTTGATCTATCCGCAGATCAAATTGAGCATTTAAAAAGTTTAGTAACTGGTTTAGTTTCAACAAATGAAACTGTGTTGGCACAACATGGCAGAGATGAATCTGCTATTCCACCAGTTAATCCATCAGCTGTAGTGATGCCACAAAGCACAGAGGAAGTTTCTAAGGTTTTGGCTTACTGCAATCAACAAAAGATTCCAGTAGTTGCCTTCGGTGCTGGCTCATCGCTGGAAGGCCATGTGCTCCCCCTATTTGGTGGTATTTCACTTGATCTAACTCAGATGAACAAGATTATTGATGTTCGGGCAGATGATTTGTTGGTAAGGGTTCAACCAGGTGTTCATAGGGTTGCGTTAAATGAAAAGCTAGCCAACTTTGGCCTATTTTTCTCAGTTGATCCAGGAGCCGATGCAACCCTCGGGGGCATGGCAGCAACTGGGGCTGCCGGTACCACAACTGTTAGATATGGCTCGATGCGAGATAACGTATTGGCTCTGACTGCGGTAATGGCAGATGGCACCATAATTAAAACTGGCCGCGAAACTAGAAAATTATCAGCTGGCTATGACTTAACCAGATTACTTGTTGGCTCCGAGGGAACCTTGGCGGTAATAACTGAGTTAACTCTTCGAGTCTTTGGTATTCCAGAGAAGATGGCCGCTGCCACAGTACAGTTTAAAACCCTTTCAGATGGAGTAACTGCGGCTACTGCAATTGTCAGATCTGGGATCTCAATTGCAAGATGTGAGTTTTTAGATGCCAAGTGCATTAAAAATGTTAACTCACATGATGGCTTGTCATTAGCAGAGGTGCCAACCTTATTCTTTGAATTTCATGGCTCACCGCAAGGAGTAGCAGAGGATGCGCAATCTGTGAAAAATATTGTGGAGGAGTTTGGTGGCTCTGAGTTTGCGTGGAGTACAGATGAGGGCGCAAGACGGAAATTATGGCAAGCACGACATAACGCATACTGGGCGGGAATCGCAGCAAATCCTGGTAAACGAGCGGTAAGCACTGATGCGGCTGTACCACTTTCTAAACTTGCGCAGGCGGTAACAGTTGCCGAACAGGTACTTAGTAAACACCCTTATCCATTTTCAATATTAGGACATGTGGCAGATGCAAACTTTCATTGTTTTATCGTTACTGACCCAGAAAAACCTGAGGAGTTAGAGGATGTTCGTCACATTACCCATGAGCTAACTATGAAGATGATTGCTATGGGTGGCACCTGCACTGGTGAACATGGCATTGGCTCAGGAAAGATATCGGCATTAGTCGCAGAAACTGGTGCTGAAGCGGTTAGTATTATGCGTTCAATCAAGAAAACCTTAGATCCAAATAATATTTTAAATCCAGGGAAGGTCTTTAATTAA
- the msrB gene encoding peptide-methionine (R)-S-oxide reductase MsrB, with translation MNEITPIDSSINSKGEPYKIKIDESELKQRVDSLSFNVLRKADTEMAFTGEYTDTETIGVYKCKACAAELFRSETKFHSGCGWPSFYAPTQKDAVELIEDRSLFPRIRTEVRCAACGSHLGHVFTGEGYSVPTDERWCINSVALVLEAKP, from the coding sequence ATGAATGAGATTACGCCAATTGATTCAAGTATCAACTCAAAGGGTGAGCCGTATAAGATCAAAATTGATGAGAGTGAATTAAAACAGCGAGTTGACTCCTTATCTTTTAATGTTTTGCGCAAGGCTGATACGGAAATGGCATTCACCGGTGAGTACACCGATACTGAAACAATTGGTGTTTACAAGTGCAAAGCCTGTGCTGCTGAACTATTTAGATCAGAGACTAAGTTTCACTCAGGTTGTGGCTGGCCATCTTTTTACGCACCAACGCAAAAAGATGCGGTCGAATTAATTGAGGATCGTTCGCTTTTTCCCCGAATTCGTACCGAGGTTAGGTGTGCAGCTTGTGGCTCACACCTTGGTCATGTTTTCACCGGTGAAGGTTATTCAGTTCCAACTGATGAAAGATGGTGTATTAATTCAGTAGCACTGGTGTTGGAAGCAAAACCATAA
- a CDS encoding trans-sulfuration enzyme family protein: MGQKHEWSKLSTESKVVAAGRPEKKADGELNPPIALNSTFHVGGPIGYARSGNQTWSALEEAIELLEGGKTLIFASGMAAINAILSLLPPAGVIVAAKNGYQGTTTYLKNLHESGKLTVRFVDLTNAEESMAAIDGAQIVHLESPVNPLLDVVDLPKLITYAKAKGCGVSVDNTFATPLNQNPLAMGADIVIHSVTKFLSGHSDILLGSLSTNDLALYNRLEQSRKYGGAIAGPFETWLALRGLRTFAVRMQRSQENAMILAERLSKDSRISRVRYPGLPSDPNHLLAKSFMKGFGAVVSFEPRGSAAQVDLMCDSAKLITNATSLGGVESIWERRRRWDTESHTVPESLIRFSVGIENVDDIWSDIDQAMLLAKIK, from the coding sequence ATGGGTCAAAAACATGAGTGGAGCAAGCTATCCACCGAATCCAAGGTAGTTGCAGCTGGCCGACCAGAAAAGAAGGCAGATGGTGAACTCAATCCACCAATCGCCTTAAACTCCACATTTCATGTTGGTGGACCAATTGGATATGCCAGATCTGGAAATCAAACTTGGAGCGCATTAGAGGAGGCAATTGAACTCCTTGAGGGTGGGAAGACATTAATTTTTGCATCTGGCATGGCGGCAATTAACGCCATTCTCTCATTACTGCCACCAGCTGGTGTAATAGTTGCGGCAAAAAATGGCTATCAAGGCACAACTACCTACTTAAAGAATTTGCATGAAAGCGGAAAATTAACCGTCAGATTTGTAGATCTAACAAATGCCGAAGAATCTATGGCAGCTATTGATGGCGCCCAAATAGTTCATTTAGAGTCACCGGTAAACCCACTACTTGATGTGGTTGATCTACCAAAGCTCATAACCTATGCCAAAGCCAAAGGATGTGGAGTGTCTGTAGACAATACTTTTGCCACACCATTGAATCAAAACCCATTAGCGATGGGGGCAGATATTGTCATTCATTCAGTTACTAAATTCTTATCTGGACACAGCGATATTTTACTCGGCTCACTAAGTACCAATGACCTAGCACTTTATAATCGTCTAGAACAATCACGAAAGTATGGCGGTGCTATTGCTGGACCATTTGAAACCTGGCTAGCACTTCGAGGCTTGCGAACATTTGCAGTAAGAATGCAGCGCTCGCAAGAAAATGCCATGATATTGGCAGAGCGATTATCAAAGGATTCAAGAATTAGCAGAGTTCGCTATCCAGGATTGCCTAGCGACCCAAACCACCTACTTGCTAAATCATTTATGAAGGGATTTGGCGCAGTGGTTTCATTTGAACCAAGAGGCAGCGCAGCACAGGTAGATTTGATGTGCGATAGCGCTAAATTGATAACTAATGCCACCTCTTTGGGCGGAGTTGAATCTATTTGGGAGCGCAGACGAAGATGGGATACAGAAAGTCATACCGTGCCAGAGAGTTTAATTCGATTCTCAGTTGGTATTGAAAATGTGGATGATATTTGGTCAGATATTGACCAGGCAATGCTTCTAGCAAAAATTAAATAA
- the msrA gene encoding peptide-methionine (S)-S-oxide reductase MsrA — translation MSHTAYFATGCFWGAERRFWQLAGVIQTSVGYMGGNKPDPTYKEVCTGTTNHAEMVEIIFDPEVITYQRLLAEFWEMHDPTSLNQQGGDIGTQYRSAIYTTSDDQLKQAIASKGIYQAELDKNGIGKIVTQILPASGVTYWLAEEYHQKYLAKNPNGYDCHSSTGINYPMAALS, via the coding sequence ATGAGTCACACCGCATACTTTGCTACTGGTTGCTTTTGGGGAGCAGAGCGCAGATTTTGGCAATTGGCAGGAGTAATTCAAACCTCAGTTGGTTATATGGGTGGAAATAAACCAGATCCAACCTATAAAGAAGTTTGCACTGGAACAACAAATCATGCTGAGATGGTGGAAATTATTTTTGATCCAGAGGTAATTACTTATCAGAGATTACTTGCGGAATTTTGGGAGATGCATGATCCCACCTCATTAAATCAACAAGGCGGTGATATTGGCACCCAGTATCGATCTGCCATCTACACCACCTCTGATGACCAGCTAAAGCAAGCTATTGCCAGTAAGGGTATTTATCAAGCAGAGTTAGACAAAAATGGCATCGGTAAAATTGTTACCCAAATACTGCCAGCATCAGGGGTTACCTACTGGTTAGCGGAGGAGTACCACCAAAAATACTTAGCTAAGAATCCAAATGGCTATGACTGCCATTCATCAACTGGAATCAATTATCCAATGGCTGCACTTTCTTAA
- a CDS encoding aspartate aminotransferase family protein codes for MKTQTHHPQTFRALPTHSKPLDTNRLAVLFEQQIALYKSNLRSSSAEYETALKSIPLGAHSTFQSFDPYPISIASAKGAWMTDVDGRKMLDLSMGFGSMLAGHLNPEVIAELKATLDVGTLYTAPSPDSRDAAERLCRRFGIDQIRFTNSGTESTMYAIRTARAYTGKEGVVKVEGGYHGSGDAVMVSTKPPLDKAGPADSPNSVIGNASVPGESYVVPFNNIQALENVFEKHYSTIACFIVEPVLENIGIVLPDEGYLEAVRQLCDQYKIILIFDEVKTGLTAGPQGAAQRLGITPDLICMAKSIGGGIPLAAFGGKEEFMRPVTDGRMPHLGTFNGHILAMAAVRAVDKIFTPTALAKAESLNIQALTRIQEMIDIYELPAHTVGFGVKGCVTWSDTPVRNYRDYKATNFQVAELSFIWSLNHGIMTPPGLDEQWLISLAHDQAEIDFMVNDFKELAKTLRG; via the coding sequence ATGAAAACCCAAACGCACCACCCCCAAACCTTTAGAGCCCTACCAACACATTCAAAACCACTTGATACCAATAGGTTGGCGGTTTTGTTTGAACAACAGATTGCTTTGTATAAATCAAACCTGCGCAGCTCCAGTGCTGAGTATGAGACCGCACTTAAATCAATTCCATTAGGTGCTCATTCAACCTTCCAATCATTTGATCCTTATCCCATCTCAATCGCCTCCGCTAAAGGTGCTTGGATGACTGATGTTGATGGTCGAAAGATGTTGGATCTTTCCATGGGCTTTGGCTCCATGTTGGCAGGGCACTTAAATCCAGAGGTAATTGCAGAGTTGAAAGCCACCTTAGATGTAGGCACTTTGTATACCGCACCATCTCCAGATTCAAGAGATGCGGCTGAACGGCTCTGTCGTCGATTCGGAATTGATCAAATTAGATTTACCAACTCTGGAACTGAGTCAACGATGTATGCAATCCGTACCGCTCGTGCCTACACCGGCAAAGAGGGGGTAGTAAAAGTTGAGGGTGGTTACCACGGAAGTGGTGATGCGGTGATGGTTTCAACTAAACCGCCACTTGATAAGGCAGGACCTGCTGATTCACCAAACTCGGTGATCGGAAATGCATCAGTACCAGGTGAGTCATATGTCGTGCCATTTAATAATATTCAAGCCCTTGAAAATGTCTTTGAAAAACATTACTCAACTATTGCTTGCTTTATTGTGGAGCCAGTCTTAGAAAATATCGGCATTGTTCTACCCGATGAAGGATATTTAGAGGCGGTTCGACAACTTTGTGATCAATACAAAATCATTTTGATTTTTGATGAGGTAAAGACTGGCTTGACTGCAGGCCCACAAGGAGCGGCGCAGCGATTGGGAATTACACCAGATTTAATTTGTATGGCTAAATCAATTGGTGGTGGCATTCCACTTGCAGCATTTGGTGGCAAAGAAGAGTTTATGCGACCAGTAACCGATGGCAGAATGCCACACCTTGGCACATTTAATGGCCATATTTTGGCGATGGCAGCAGTTAGAGCGGTTGATAAAATATTTACACCCACAGCACTGGCAAAGGCAGAGTCTTTAAATATTCAAGCACTCACACGGATTCAAGAGATGATCGATATTTATGAATTACCGGCACACACCGTTGGTTTTGGTGTTAAAGGGTGTGTTACTTGGTCTGATACACCAGTGCGTAACTATCGAGATTACAAAGCGACAAACTTTCAGGTGGCAGAGCTTTCATTTATTTGGTCACTAAATCATGGAATTATGACACCACCTGGATTAGATGAGCAGTGGCTAATTAGCTTGGCCCATGATCAAGCCGAAATTGATTTTATGGTTAATGATTTTAAAGAGTTAGCAAAAACCCTTCGCGGCTAA
- a CDS encoding ABC transporter ATP-binding protein: MLSASSTDISLPKDLAIRIKDLSISYKINVESKKTLKNAIMRASRGERVRTRTVEAVKNLSLDIPHGSVLGIVGANGAGKSTLMRSIAGILPPTSGQITVNGRISTLLALGVGFNKALSGRDNIILGGLAAGMSKAEIEGQADAIAEFADLPEGFIDMPVRTYSNGMYSRVAFAVAVNMTPDILLLDEALSAGDAAFKEKSFNRMRQLCDEARTILIVSHALSSLNELCDHAIWMHKGKMLASGKPEEITDQYLKFLNVGELPSSYEDL; this comes from the coding sequence TTGCTGTCCGCATCTAGTACTGATATTTCACTGCCAAAAGATTTGGCAATTCGAATTAAAGATTTATCTATAAGTTATAAGATAAATGTAGAGTCGAAAAAAACTTTAAAAAATGCGATTATGCGTGCCAGCAGGGGTGAACGGGTTAGAACTAGAACCGTTGAAGCTGTGAAAAACTTAAGTTTAGATATTCCACACGGCTCTGTGCTGGGAATTGTGGGAGCAAATGGCGCTGGAAAATCAACGTTGATGCGTTCAATTGCTGGCATCTTGCCACCAACTTCTGGACAAATAACTGTTAATGGTCGGATCTCAACCTTGCTAGCACTTGGAGTAGGTTTTAATAAAGCATTATCTGGCCGAGATAATATTATTTTGGGCGGACTTGCAGCTGGGATGAGTAAAGCCGAAATCGAAGGCCAAGCTGATGCAATTGCTGAATTTGCTGATTTGCCGGAAGGTTTTATCGATATGCCGGTGCGGACCTATAGCAATGGAATGTATAGCAGGGTGGCTTTTGCAGTTGCAGTAAATATGACGCCAGATATTTTGCTTCTTGATGAGGCACTTTCCGCTGGAGATGCTGCCTTTAAAGAAAAATCTTTTAACCGTATGCGCCAATTGTGCGATGAGGCCAGAACTATATTAATAGTTTCCCACGCATTATCTTCGTTGAATGAGTTATGTGATCATGCAATTTGGATGCATAAAGGCAAGATGCTGGCATCTGGTAAGCCAGAGGAGATTACTGATCAATACCTTAAGTTCTTAAATGTTGGTGAACTGCCCTCAAGTTATGAAGATTTATAG
- a CDS encoding GNAT family N-acetyltransferase yields MAVIVRAATTKDLPDIFRFIHALAEYEKAPNEVRLSVADLESSLFGQVPAVFCLISEQAGQVSGFAVWHLNYSTWLGKHGVYLEDLYVDPRFRGAGHGKALLRKLAQICIEKGYSRLQWWVLDWNKSAIDFYKSIGAEPMDEWTVFRVSGSSLAKLAEEGN; encoded by the coding sequence ATGGCAGTAATTGTTCGCGCTGCAACCACAAAAGACCTACCCGATATTTTTCGCTTCATTCATGCTTTGGCTGAGTATGAGAAAGCACCAAATGAGGTCCGCCTTTCGGTCGCAGATTTAGAGAGCTCCTTATTTGGCCAAGTGCCCGCGGTTTTTTGTCTAATTTCAGAGCAGGCAGGGCAGGTAAGTGGCTTTGCAGTTTGGCATCTAAATTACTCAACCTGGTTAGGTAAACATGGGGTGTACCTAGAGGATCTTTATGTCGATCCTAGGTTTCGAGGCGCCGGCCATGGAAAGGCGTTGCTCAGAAAACTTGCTCAGATTTGTATTGAAAAAGGGTACTCAAGGTTGCAATGGTGGGTGCTTGATTGGAATAAGAGCGCAATAGATTTTTATAAATCTATCGGGGCAGAGCCGATGGATGAGTGGACCGTCTTTAGAGTTTCTGGGAGTTCACTGGCAAAACTTGCAGAGGAAGGTAATTAG